From Thermoplasmatales archaeon, a single genomic window includes:
- a CDS encoding cbb3-type cytochrome c oxidase subunit I translates to MSTESLLIISGVVLSVVAILVFLIYYLVATKGSVVAEVAEKDGYQDKDVFIRDQTWGKPRYLSWSVLSANDAKSIGLRFIFTSLLFLFLAGAIGVFMRISLVDPNPTIITPIVYNVLLTQHAVLMIYMFALGSAIGLAYYLLPTQLHLKRDDLGRYSSFAYWIWLLGGVLFFISQSSMRWYMYPPLSLEMQAYGAGVYNSVGIFAVELIFIGVFMASIIVLRIILIDRSDDIPLSKMPIFAWAMVFTAIMLISSALPLMVGVGMLFYDVFNPIFFLKDPLTFAVIFWFWGHPVVYLAVLPAFGLMYDVITRFTKRPMYSYSSGVFSLGLLMILSELVWGHHLLNSGLGVDWVLFFTTSSFFVAIPSAITIFNMIATLWTAKKIRITTPMLFVLNAILDFTLGGVAGVMLANQSINEIAHGTYFVTGHFHFIFVGVTLGVFMAIFYLLYPTFSHGRTYDTRLARWHFYFTAVGSFLMSVSWEVGGFIGMPRAVAGYFPQFQPYQDSAILGGVIIGIGQLIFLYNITKSWSAVPSVDSSNILEYRTETNDPIESSDVGPIAAKEEGGSGA, encoded by the coding sequence ATGTCAACAGAATCTCTTTTAATAATCTCTGGCGTTGTTCTTTCAGTCGTTGCAATATTGGTTTTTCTGATATATTATCTAGTGGCAACCAAGGGGAGTGTGGTTGCTGAGGTTGCTGAAAAGGATGGCTATCAAGATAAAGATGTGTTCATAAGAGATCAGACATGGGGAAAACCACGATATCTAAGTTGGTCGGTACTTTCCGCAAATGACGCAAAAAGCATAGGCCTTCGTTTTATTTTCACATCTTTATTATTCCTTTTCCTTGCCGGTGCAATCGGGGTTTTCATGAGGATTAGCTTGGTCGATCCAAATCCCACAATAATCACCCCTATCGTTTACAACGTCTTGTTAACTCAACATGCGGTCTTAATGATATACATGTTTGCTCTCGGCTCGGCAATAGGGCTGGCGTATTATCTTCTACCCACTCAACTACATTTGAAGAGAGACGATCTTGGAAGATATTCTTCATTTGCTTACTGGATATGGCTTCTTGGGGGCGTTTTATTCTTCATATCTCAGTCCAGTATGAGATGGTACATGTATCCGCCACTTTCTCTTGAGATGCAAGCCTATGGGGCAGGAGTGTATAATTCGGTCGGAATTTTTGCTGTTGAACTAATCTTTATCGGCGTATTCATGGCCTCTATCATAGTACTAAGAATAATTTTGATTGATAGATCAGATGACATTCCTCTCAGCAAGATGCCCATATTCGCGTGGGCCATGGTTTTTACTGCAATAATGCTTATCAGTTCCGCTCTGCCACTGATGGTTGGAGTAGGTATGTTGTTTTATGACGTTTTTAACCCGATATTCTTTTTGAAGGATCCATTGACATTTGCGGTGATATTCTGGTTCTGGGGACATCCTGTGGTCTATCTGGCAGTGCTTCCTGCGTTCGGCTTGATGTATGATGTAATAACGAGGTTTACAAAGAGGCCAATGTACAGTTATTCTTCTGGTGTCTTTTCGTTGGGTCTTCTGATGATACTAAGTGAACTTGTTTGGGGGCATCATCTCTTGAATTCCGGTCTTGGCGTAGATTGGGTCCTGTTTTTCACTACCTCCTCATTCTTCGTCGCCATCCCTTCTGCAATTACTATATTCAACATGATCGCAACTTTGTGGACTGCCAAGAAGATACGAATAACAACGCCCATGCTATTCGTCCTTAACGCTATTTTGGATTTCACGCTTGGTGGGGTTGCAGGTGTAATGCTGGCGAATCAATCTATTAATGAAATTGCTCATGGGACATATTTCGTTACAGGGCACTTTCATTTCATATTTGTTGGTGTAACCCTTGGAGTCTTCATGGCTATATTCTATCTCCTCTATCCAACATTCTCCCATGGTAGGACTTACGATACGCGCTTGGCCAGATGGCATTTCTATTTCACGGCTGTCGGCTCTTTTCTTATGTCTGTTTCATGGGAGGTTGGGGGTTTTATAGGTATGCCTCGTGCTGTAGCAGGGTATTTCCCGCAATTCCAGCCGTATCAGGACAGTGCCATTTTGGGTGGTGTTATAATTGGTATTGGGCAGCTCATCTTCCTGTATAATATAACGAAAAGCTGGTCTGCTGTTCCCAGCGTGGATTCGTCAAATATCTTAGAGTATAGAACCGAGACAAATGATCCTATTGAATCAAGTGACGTCGGTCCAATTGCAGCTAAAGAAGAAGGAGGTTCTGGTGCATAA
- the cyoE gene encoding heme o synthase, with protein MNAKDFFKLFKVEITLLVDLVAVAAFFSNPLFSTRVVLIAPLLVSGTLASMSAGLFNNIYDRDIDTKMDRTAYRWKLINDSNLKQFSVFSILMVAASFTISYIFINLLTALLIFSGFLAYVVLYTIVLKRRTSWNIVLGGIAGSFPALAGWSTLSDSLSITAYFIAFLVFLWTPTHFWNLATSHVEEYKKANVPMLPAVVSRTKSEFYVLLSSIILVVYSLIPLVVRSINVGILYYVFAVVMGGVIVYTAVKPLISPVSANFFKKSFGFTNFYLLILLISISLVSIVR; from the coding sequence GTGAACGCAAAAGATTTTTTTAAATTATTTAAAGTAGAGATTACTCTTCTCGTTGATCTCGTCGCTGTCGCTGCTTTTTTTTCCAATCCTCTTTTTTCTACAAGGGTAGTACTAATTGCGCCCCTGCTTGTTTCAGGTACATTGGCTTCGATGTCTGCGGGCTTATTTAATAATATTTATGACAGAGATATAGACACAAAGATGGATAGGACTGCGTACAGGTGGAAGCTTATCAATGATTCTAATCTGAAGCAGTTTTCTGTGTTTTCTATACTAATGGTAGCAGCTTCATTTACAATAAGCTATATTTTCATAAATTTGCTTACTGCGCTTTTGATATTCAGCGGTTTTCTGGCCTATGTGGTCCTTTACACTATTGTTTTAAAGAGAAGAACGTCCTGGAACATAGTTCTGGGCGGAATAGCAGGAAGTTTTCCAGCTTTAGCGGGCTGGTCGACATTGTCAGATTCGTTATCTATTACCGCTTACTTTATTGCTTTCCTGGTATTTCTCTGGACGCCCACGCATTTCTGGAACCTTGCAACGTCTCATGTCGAGGAGTATAAGAAAGCTAATGTCCCTATGCTTCCTGCAGTCGTATCCAGAACGAAAAGTGAGTTCTATGTTCTTTTGAGTAGCATCATTCTTGTCGTGTATAGCTTAATTCCACTCGTTGTTCGTTCAATAAACGTGGGGATTCTCTATTATGTATTCGCAGTGGTGATGGGAGGCGTTATAGTATATACTGCAGTAAAACCGTTGATCTCTCCGGTCAGCGCGAACTTCTTTAAAAAGTCGTTCGGTTTTACAAACTTCTATCTATTAATACTCTTGATTTCCATATCCCTTGTAAGTATAGTAAGATGA
- a CDS encoding acyl-CoA thioesterase has protein sequence MMAYDEFVTDIQLRYGDIDALGHVNNAAYLTYYELARVNFLKNFYKTKPVEIGIVIARAEIDFLKPILFENDIHVGTDIAKIGKTSITFFHKIYSDDGTVYSTATIVGVFVDQNGKPKTVPEEIIKSLGFKSK, from the coding sequence ATGATGGCTTACGATGAATTTGTTACAGACATACAACTCAGGTATGGTGATATAGACGCACTTGGGCATGTCAACAATGCTGCTTATTTAACTTACTATGAACTCGCAAGAGTAAACTTCCTCAAAAATTTTTATAAAACAAAACCTGTTGAAATCGGGATAGTCATAGCGAGGGCGGAGATTGATTTTCTGAAACCGATACTCTTTGAGAATGATATACATGTTGGGACAGATATCGCAAAGATAGGTAAGACAAGCATAACATTTTTTCATAAGATATACTCAGACGACGGTACAGTTTATTCAACTGCCACCATAGTGGGGGTGTTTGTAGATCAGAATGGTAAGCCTAAGACTGTTCCAGAAGAGATAATAAAATCTTTAGGCTTCAAATCAAAATAA
- a CDS encoding metal-dependent transcriptional regulator — MLELTHRERDCLVFIGNDVKEGFPDRLIDISKKLKVKPPTTIQLLDKLESKSLVSRRGGMVILTDKGKKVYHDVIESHRIIEVMLYNYGIPKSECCEVASEIDYVFKHDIIERLSSNLGNPKLCPHGNPINE; from the coding sequence ATGTTAGAATTAACCCATAGAGAGAGAGATTGCCTTGTATTCATAGGTAATGATGTAAAGGAAGGTTTTCCCGACAGACTAATTGACATCTCTAAAAAACTAAAGGTCAAGCCTCCGACTACAATACAACTTCTTGATAAACTTGAATCAAAGAGTCTCGTTTCGAGGAGAGGGGGTATGGTAATATTAACGGACAAGGGAAAGAAAGTTTACCACGACGTTATTGAAAGTCACAGAATTATAGAAGTTATGCTTTATAATTATGGTATCCCGAAAAGTGAATGTTGTGAGGTGGCATCAGAGATTGATTATGTTTTTAAGCACGATATCATTGAAAGACTATCCTCCAACCTTGGCAACCCGAAACTTTGTCCACATGGCAATCCCATAAACGAGTGA
- a CDS encoding NFACT family protein has product MNPRPSSIDLYAFVELNRKKIEDGIIKKVYQTGKNDFLFQIYGRDHKKFYLFLSPIIGFMIHDLERPESPSSLIMLLRKKVSEKRVVKFEQINFDRILMITLHSGEQIIFEMFRSGNVIITEEGRITFASETREWKNRKIANGEPYLPPSSMNPLSLSEDGLKSILENSNASIVQTLASRMNIGGDLAEEVLYRAGLDKSLLAKNLTAKANVILAKFHEILSESLLDKAFYYAGPNILSPIEFKHLSKTSDKEFGEFNEGLVDFILYHYPQDKPVTEALRRTDSIEKSIKEFEEQERINAELGHIVVSNLSAVDRIIKTVRSNQSNPDKSLYPKVGEFSYKSYDPARKEIVLSDGEREFRLDANVSAGQNSNILFSKSKEYRQKIVGANKILEQTIKSSKKKETEKKKKRNAEWFENYHWFYSSEGFLVIAGRDAKSNERIVKRHLKDKDIYVHAEVYGAPSTIVKVEGNLNPTDKTLTEAGVFAVSFSRAWPAGVASSSAYWVLPSQVSKTPESGEYISTGSWIVRGKRNYMPNLPLRLQISMYSSKGIDIPMIHPVFETKNQEKTVTIVPGEMKRQEAAKEISKKLGVEKEEIEKLLPPGGSRIED; this is encoded by the coding sequence ATGAATCCAAGACCATCTTCAATAGATCTTTATGCGTTCGTTGAACTAAATAGAAAAAAGATAGAGGATGGGATAATAAAGAAGGTTTACCAGACAGGCAAAAACGATTTTCTTTTTCAGATTTATGGTCGCGACCACAAGAAATTCTATCTATTCTTGTCTCCCATAATCGGCTTTATGATTCATGATCTGGAGAGGCCTGAATCCCCCTCCTCACTAATAATGCTGCTTCGAAAGAAAGTTTCTGAAAAGAGAGTGGTTAAATTTGAGCAAATAAATTTTGACAGGATATTGATGATCACTCTACACTCGGGGGAACAAATAATTTTTGAGATGTTTAGGAGCGGCAACGTCATAATAACCGAAGAAGGAAGGATAACTTTTGCTTCCGAAACCAGAGAGTGGAAAAATAGGAAAATCGCTAACGGTGAACCCTATTTGCCTCCCTCCTCTATGAATCCGCTCAGCCTTAGCGAAGACGGCCTTAAAAGTATACTAGAGAATAGCAATGCATCAATTGTTCAGACACTGGCGTCAAGAATGAATATCGGAGGAGACCTTGCAGAGGAAGTACTGTATAGAGCAGGCTTAGACAAATCACTTCTGGCAAAGAATTTGACGGCAAAAGCGAATGTGATTCTTGCAAAATTTCATGAAATACTTAGCGAATCGCTATTAGATAAGGCGTTCTATTATGCGGGACCAAACATTCTTTCACCAATTGAGTTCAAGCATTTAAGCAAAACCTCCGACAAAGAGTTTGGAGAATTCAATGAGGGACTCGTCGATTTCATACTGTACCATTACCCGCAGGATAAACCTGTCACAGAGGCGTTGCGAAGAACAGATTCCATAGAGAAAAGCATAAAGGAATTCGAGGAACAAGAAAGAATAAACGCGGAACTAGGGCACATAGTCGTATCAAATCTTTCAGCTGTCGATAGAATTATCAAAACGGTGAGATCAAATCAATCAAATCCCGATAAATCACTGTACCCCAAAGTGGGCGAATTCTCATATAAATCATACGATCCCGCAAGAAAGGAGATCGTACTCAGTGACGGTGAAAGAGAATTCAGACTCGATGCAAACGTGTCCGCTGGTCAGAACTCTAACATTCTATTTTCCAAATCAAAAGAGTATCGGCAGAAAATAGTAGGCGCAAATAAAATCCTGGAACAAACTATCAAATCGTCCAAAAAGAAAGAAACTGAAAAGAAGAAGAAACGGAATGCAGAGTGGTTCGAGAACTATCATTGGTTTTATTCCAGCGAAGGTTTCCTCGTAATAGCCGGAAGGGATGCCAAAAGCAACGAAAGGATTGTTAAGCGGCACCTTAAGGACAAGGATATATATGTCCATGCAGAAGTTTACGGCGCTCCAAGTACTATTGTTAAAGTTGAGGGAAACCTTAATCCTACAGATAAGACCCTGACCGAAGCCGGAGTATTTGCAGTCTCTTTCTCCAGAGCATGGCCAGCTGGTGTCGCCAGTAGCTCTGCATACTGGGTTCTCCCGAGTCAGGTAAGCAAGACTCCAGAATCCGGGGAATACATCTCCACTGGTTCCTGGATTGTCAGAGGAAAGAGGAATTACATGCCGAATCTTCCGCTTAGGCTACAAATATCCATGTACTCGTCAAAAGGCATTGATATCCCCATGATTCATCCCGTGTTCGAAACAAAAAATCAGGAAAAAACAGTCACCATAGTTCCTGGCGAAATGAAGCGACAGGAAGCTGCAAAGGAAATTTCCAAGAAACTCGGTGTAGAGAAAGAGGAAATTGAAAAGTTACTTCCACCCGGGGGGTCAAGAATAGAAGACTAA
- a CDS encoding bifunctional phosphoglucose/phosphomannose isomerase, which yields MPDDKLLQELVTLKDQVRFSEKFAIDRDFDNVVVAGMGGSGIVGRIFSELYSEKPVKVVSDYHLPQYANNRTLVIGVSYSGNTEETVSVLNQAQRNHCVTVAITSGGKISGMGFQTIRIPGGLQPRSSLGYMLMPLLSTFMDVTNNVRDATFKVLKSMDEDHSKEEKLALEIFKEQRIPVIMGFFPFAWVAYRWKTQFNENSKIMAFSNYFPELNHNETMAIGDTFRKDMFKYIAFRGSVNERIEKRIEETSKITGVDFYPVAAEGNSVIEKLFFLVHYGDYVSYHLAKFRKVDPQDVSKIELLKKRLT from the coding sequence ATGCCAGATGACAAGTTACTACAAGAGTTGGTAACACTAAAAGACCAAGTAAGATTTTCAGAAAAATTTGCCATAGATAGAGACTTCGACAACGTAGTTGTTGCAGGTATGGGGGGCTCAGGTATAGTTGGAAGGATATTTTCTGAACTTTATTCGGAAAAACCGGTTAAAGTTGTGTCAGATTATCACCTCCCACAATATGCCAATAATAGAACTCTGGTGATAGGAGTCAGCTATTCTGGAAACACTGAAGAAACGGTATCTGTGTTGAATCAAGCGCAAAGAAATCATTGCGTTACAGTTGCAATAACTTCCGGTGGGAAAATATCAGGAATGGGATTCCAAACTATCCGAATACCAGGTGGCTTACAACCGAGATCCTCGCTTGGATATATGTTGATGCCCCTCCTCTCAACCTTTATGGATGTAACGAATAATGTGCGCGATGCCACATTCAAGGTGCTAAAAAGTATGGATGAAGATCACTCAAAAGAGGAAAAACTTGCTCTCGAAATTTTTAAAGAACAGAGGATACCGGTTATAATGGGTTTTTTCCCGTTTGCATGGGTCGCTTATAGGTGGAAAACACAATTTAACGAAAACTCAAAAATAATGGCCTTTTCAAACTATTTTCCGGAGCTGAATCATAATGAGACAATGGCAATTGGAGACACATTTAGGAAAGATATGTTCAAATATATAGCGTTCAGGGGATCAGTGAATGAGCGTATAGAGAAGAGAATCGAAGAAACTTCGAAGATCACGGGTGTTGACTTTTATCCAGTGGCCGCGGAAGGCAATAGCGTTATAGAAAAACTATTCTTTCTTGTTCATTACGGAGACTATGTATCCTATCACCTTGCAAAATTCAGGAAAGTCGATCCGCAAGACGTTTCAAAAATTGAATTACTGAAAAAAAGACTGACTTAG
- a CDS encoding 16S rRNA methyltransferase, with amino-acid sequence MLTILLVDAELELIPKEMWDDYSIIKLAKQRKKPVKEIILDSNYMHTAIDRYYNGGSRRMGRPDIIYNFLQVCMESILNKKGELKIYIHTKRDKIISFNPEVKLPKSYNRFIGLIEDLYKKKEIKSEGKTLMKMSDGTIQDLLGSAVTGNLSVLSPKGDPILVSNLFQGLGERTVIIGGFSEGDYSSDVYSSAKAYRIFDEELTIWTTAMEIIVQYERDNKIVQ; translated from the coding sequence ATGTTAACTATTCTTCTTGTTGACGCGGAACTGGAATTGATCCCCAAGGAAATGTGGGATGATTATTCTATCATAAAATTAGCGAAACAGCGAAAAAAACCCGTTAAGGAAATCATTCTTGACAGCAATTACATGCACACAGCCATAGATCGTTATTATAATGGGGGATCGCGAAGGATGGGCAGGCCAGATATTATTTATAATTTCCTTCAGGTCTGCATGGAAAGCATTCTTAACAAGAAAGGCGAGCTGAAGATATATATTCACACGAAGAGAGATAAAATTATATCGTTTAACCCAGAAGTAAAACTTCCGAAGTCCTACAACAGATTTATTGGGCTGATTGAAGACCTTTACAAAAAGAAGGAAATAAAGAGTGAAGGCAAAACGTTAATGAAAATGTCCGACGGTACTATTCAAGATCTATTAGGTAGTGCCGTCACAGGGAATCTGTCTGTTCTTTCACCAAAAGGGGACCCGATTCTGGTTTCTAACCTCTTTCAAGGGCTAGGCGAGCGAACAGTTATCATAGGCGGATTCTCAGAAGGAGACTACAGTTCGGATGTTTACAGCTCCGCCAAGGCGTATCGTATATTCGATGAAGAACTAACGATTTGGACCACAGCAATGGAGATTATTGTCCAGTACGAACGCGACAATAAGATAGTACAATAA
- a CDS encoding transcriptional regulator: MNKYPSDTRIILELKTSNGLSLNDLSQRIGISKMGVLNQIQKLENRGMIERKIIKSKIGRPYFVFTLRENSKSMVNNSSDAMLEDLLTYISEKGEGDIVERFLKDRYQAIRIEYSKKLYGLVQDKKIEALVKLREEENYFPEHNKLNNQADELLEYNCPIFRISNRFGIACSLETSLFSSVLNMDVKSTHRQVDGSGLCRFLISRKKDL, from the coding sequence ATGAACAAATATCCCTCGGACACAAGAATTATACTAGAATTAAAGACATCGAACGGGCTAAGCCTGAACGATTTATCGCAGAGGATTGGCATCTCAAAGATGGGTGTATTAAATCAAATACAGAAATTGGAAAATAGAGGGATGATTGAACGTAAAATAATCAAGAGTAAGATAGGGAGGCCTTATTTTGTCTTCACCCTTAGGGAAAATTCAAAGAGTATGGTAAATAATTCAAGTGATGCCATGCTGGAGGATTTATTGACTTATATTTCAGAAAAAGGAGAAGGAGACATAGTAGAGCGCTTCTTGAAGGATCGCTATCAGGCTATCAGAATCGAGTACTCCAAGAAACTCTATGGTCTTGTTCAAGATAAGAAGATAGAGGCTTTAGTGAAGCTGCGTGAAGAAGAGAACTACTTCCCAGAGCACAACAAATTGAACAATCAGGCTGACGAACTATTGGAATATAACTGCCCCATATTCCGGATATCAAACAGATTTGGAATTGCGTGTTCCCTTGAGACTTCATTATTTTCATCTGTTCTTAACATGGATGTAAAATCAACTCACAGGCAGGTTGACGGAAGTGGTTTGTGCAGATTCCTTATATCCAGAAAAAAAGATCTATGA
- the htpX gene encoding zinc metalloprotease HtpX produces the protein MDFLSAKLRIASVLVGIAIAGIAVGIIALTVKLVWGFSLSIISVYFIIGIIVVMDVMQWLFSPYVISRMYRLKEISATDMEYSWLVQLVSNVSQANKQKVPKIFIAEVNEPNAFAFGSPIAGRRMAITRGALNILNKDELAAVIGHEMGHLRHRDVELLMAIGLIPTLIFYFGFMLLFSGGNRNNGGYIFLIAILLVAVSFVFNLMILAVNRMREAYADINAAKTVDGGAENLQTALAKIVSSYGVQKSYNRFSRRQQNRSNTSSAGSSFSNMLMFSSSRDAEYHDYRDLLDQWKRMKPSLVSTIFSDHPHPAKRIQLLERYKS, from the coding sequence ATGGATTTCTTATCAGCAAAATTAAGGATCGCAAGTGTCCTTGTCGGGATAGCTATTGCGGGTATAGCCGTAGGTATAATTGCATTGACCGTGAAACTTGTCTGGGGTTTTTCATTATCCATTATCAGTGTATATTTTATAATTGGGATAATAGTTGTTATGGACGTAATGCAGTGGCTCTTCTCTCCTTATGTCATCTCAAGGATGTACCGACTCAAAGAGATCAGCGCGACTGACATGGAGTATTCCTGGCTGGTTCAACTAGTCAGCAACGTTAGCCAAGCGAACAAACAAAAGGTGCCGAAAATCTTCATAGCAGAAGTAAATGAACCGAATGCGTTTGCCTTCGGGTCACCTATTGCCGGAAGAAGGATGGCCATTACGAGAGGAGCATTAAATATCCTTAACAAGGATGAACTGGCAGCAGTTATAGGTCATGAGATGGGGCACCTCAGGCACAGGGATGTTGAATTATTGATGGCCATAGGCTTAATACCAACATTGATCTTTTATTTTGGATTTATGCTCCTGTTTTCTGGTGGTAACCGAAACAATGGGGGCTACATATTTCTCATTGCAATACTTCTTGTTGCTGTGAGTTTTGTCTTCAACTTGATGATACTTGCAGTCAATAGGATGAGAGAGGCTTATGCAGATATAAACGCCGCTAAGACTGTTGATGGCGGTGCGGAGAATCTCCAGACTGCTCTGGCGAAAATTGTCAGCAGTTACGGAGTACAAAAAAGCTACAATAGATTCTCAAGACGTCAACAGAACAGGAGTAACACCTCAAGTGCTGGTTCGTCCTTTTCCAACATGCTAATGTTTTCCAGCTCCAGAGATGCCGAATATCATGACTACCGGGACCTCCTAGACCAGTGGAAAAGAATGAAGCCAAGTTTAGTGTCTACGATTTTTAGTGATCATCCACACCCCGCCAAGAGAATACAGCTTTTGGAAAGATACAAATCATAG
- a CDS encoding ABC transporter ATP-binding protein/permease gives MPRGSSWDIDESSYDKRNRTKTLKRLIRDMISYRGHFNRVIIAIIINAGAGALYPIALAFAINGVVYRHIIDLYIFGTAFFLLYLIQFFASRSRTIYSTFLAQSVVRNMRDKSFENLQYVPVSFFSNVKAGYLISRITNDGEMLSEFLTFQLPQVLSGITTVIVSIGVMFYYDFNLALYALVIVPVVIAFSFGIRNRVRRNYLRTRKTIAAITGNVAENISAIRAIKSFTVEEPTDENFDTLNKDNFNANMKAAKLSSSYGAVLRIIEALGIALVIYVGAREVFSGIITLGILIAFIVYVQEFFDPVTQLSQLYNSYQSAMVGAERIYGIMDFPRDNANEGNGPRVDSFKQIEFQDVTFSYGDRPALKDITLEIKSGEHIGIVGHTGAGKTTLSNLLLKFYSPTNGTILLNGNDLSSIATKDYRKMVIPVLQDIMLFKGTVYENIIFYDDKKTKEDVEKLIERFNLQDIFQGLPNGVESDVGEMGRNLSEGQRQAISILRAFLRNPQVLILDEPTSQIDLFSEKLLIQSLKKFINGKTLILITHRFSMISLVDKIVVINQGELVEEGSYDELIDRKGIFYKMNSTQFGNET, from the coding sequence ATGCCTAGAGGTTCTTCGTGGGATATAGACGAGAGCAGTTATGATAAACGGAACCGAACAAAGACTCTAAAAAGGCTCATCCGGGATATGATTTCCTATAGAGGTCACTTCAACAGGGTTATAATTGCTATAATAATTAATGCCGGTGCGGGAGCGCTGTATCCGATAGCGCTTGCGTTTGCCATAAATGGAGTAGTATACAGGCACATAATAGATCTATATATTTTTGGTACAGCCTTCTTTCTCCTTTACCTAATTCAGTTTTTTGCGAGTAGGTCCAGGACCATCTATTCTACATTTCTTGCTCAGTCTGTTGTCAGGAACATGCGTGACAAATCTTTCGAAAATCTACAATACGTGCCCGTTAGTTTCTTCTCCAATGTTAAGGCGGGATATCTCATAAGCAGGATAACAAATGATGGGGAAATGCTGAGTGAGTTCCTTACATTTCAATTACCGCAGGTGCTGTCTGGAATCACAACCGTTATAGTCTCCATAGGAGTGATGTTCTATTACGATTTCAATCTGGCTCTGTATGCACTTGTCATTGTGCCTGTTGTAATAGCATTCTCGTTTGGTATTCGCAATCGCGTTAGAAGAAACTACCTTAGAACACGAAAAACAATAGCTGCTATAACAGGTAACGTTGCTGAAAATATAAGCGCAATTCGGGCAATTAAGTCATTTACAGTAGAAGAACCTACTGATGAGAATTTTGACACCCTGAATAAGGACAATTTCAATGCAAACATGAAAGCAGCCAAGCTTTCGTCCTCATATGGTGCTGTCTTGAGAATTATCGAGGCGCTGGGGATAGCTCTTGTGATATATGTTGGGGCGAGGGAGGTCTTCTCAGGGATTATCACACTCGGGATTCTTATTGCTTTCATAGTATACGTTCAGGAGTTCTTTGATCCTGTTACACAACTTTCACAACTTTACAACTCATATCAATCAGCAATGGTTGGAGCTGAGCGAATATATGGCATAATGGATTTTCCCCGTGACAATGCTAATGAGGGAAACGGCCCCCGTGTTGACTCGTTTAAGCAAATAGAATTTCAGGATGTTACTTTCTCTTACGGAGATAGACCAGCCCTAAAAGATATAACATTAGAGATTAAAAGCGGTGAACATATTGGTATCGTTGGACATACTGGTGCGGGAAAAACAACGCTATCCAATCTTCTATTGAAATTTTACTCACCAACAAATGGAACGATCCTCCTTAATGGTAATGATTTGTCTTCTATTGCAACAAAAGATTACAGGAAAATGGTTATCCCAGTTCTACAAGATATAATGCTTTTCAAAGGAACTGTGTATGAAAACATAATATTCTATGACGACAAAAAAACAAAAGAAGATGTAGAAAAACTGATAGAGCGCTTTAACCTGCAAGACATATTCCAAGGTTTACCGAATGGTGTGGAGAGCGACGTAGGGGAGATGGGAAGGAATCTTTCTGAGGGGCAGAGACAAGCGATCTCAATTTTGCGTGCATTTTTGAGAAATCCCCAAGTACTAATATTGGACGAACCAACCTCTCAGATCGATCTATTTTCCGAGAAATTGCTCATTCAATCTCTGAAGAAATTTATAAATGGAAAGACGTTAATTTTGATTACCCATCGCTTCTCCATGATTTCCCTGGTTGACAAAATAGTCGTCATAAATCAGGGCGAACTTGTCGAAGAAGGTTCTTATGATGAATTGATCGACAGGAAGGGCATTTTCTATAAGATGAATTCTACACAGTTCGGGAATGAGACATAA